The following are encoded together in the Nymphalis io chromosome 26, ilAglIoxx1.1, whole genome shotgun sequence genome:
- the LOC126778602 gene encoding uncharacterized protein LOC126778602 isoform X1 produces MVLVAFCAMTLILCAVSLFLLTKSKYSIFRSRQMFSTLTPHPHTWEKSQAGTSRDFFEHECTHIFGLDRDFSKLNSDKDVANYVAEILNRLKTFKVAVHPRIRLFYQLLKRGMSDYAHRTSDSLYNPSVYKQPSDNVL; encoded by the exons ATGGTTTTAGTTGCCTTTTGTGCTATGACCTTAATATTATGTGctgtaagtttatttttgctgacaaaatcaaaatattctatattcagAAGCAGGCAGATGTTTTCAACGCTGACACCCCACCCTCACACGTGGGAGAAGTCACAGGCGGGAACTAGCAGAGATTTTTTTGAACAT GAATGCACGCATATCTTTGGTTTGGATCGAGACTTTAGCAAATTGAATTCAGATAAAGATGTCGCTAACTAC GTAGCTGAAATCCTTAACCGACTGAAGACATTCAAAGTGGCCGTCCACCCTCGGATACGGCTCTTCTATCAGTTACTGAAGCGAGGCATGTCGGACTACGCGCACCGGACCTCCGATTCCTTGTACAATCCCAGTGTGTATAAGCAGCCAAGCGACAATGTCTTATAG
- the LOC126778602 gene encoding uncharacterized protein LOC126778602 isoform X2: MVLVAFCAMTLILCAECTHIFGLDRDFSKLNSDKDVANYVAEILNRLKTFKVAVHPRIRLFYQLLKRGMSDYAHRTSDSLYNPSVYKQPSDNVL, from the exons ATGGTTTTAGTTGCCTTTTGTGCTATGACCTTAATATTATGTGct GAATGCACGCATATCTTTGGTTTGGATCGAGACTTTAGCAAATTGAATTCAGATAAAGATGTCGCTAACTAC GTAGCTGAAATCCTTAACCGACTGAAGACATTCAAAGTGGCCGTCCACCCTCGGATACGGCTCTTCTATCAGTTACTGAAGCGAGGCATGTCGGACTACGCGCACCGGACCTCCGATTCCTTGTACAATCCCAGTGTGTATAAGCAGCCAAGCGACAATGTCTTATAG